The following are encoded in a window of Arvicanthis niloticus isolate mArvNil1 chromosome 1, mArvNil1.pat.X, whole genome shotgun sequence genomic DNA:
- the Phrf1 gene encoding PHD and RING finger domain-containing protein 1 isoform X5 translates to MDGDMDELVAHSPGPDGPPQLGSSELASDAEESSNGHSGDSEDGSGSEQDEDTDGEETEGLSEEEDPEDRSGSEDSEDGVEMATAAVETQGKLEAVSAPSSDDDAESCPICLNAFRDQAVGTPETCAHYFCLDCIIEWSRNANSCPVDRTVFKCICIRAQFNGKILKKIPVENTRACEAEEAEEEDPTFCEVCGRSDREDRLLLCDGCDAGYHMECLDPPLQEVPVDEWFCPECAVPGVDPTYDAAPVSDEEVSLLLADVVPTTSRLRPRVGRTRAIARTRQSERVRATVNRNRISSARRVQHVPRYLMSSLLDETIEAVATGLSTAVYQRPLTPRAPAKRKRKAGRRKKVLGRKKTRSRSSVKSKSGGTRAKKRQHRVRKTKGRKLKNEVTARSRIARTLGLRRPVRGTSMPSVYKPVDPSLGLMRADIGAASLSLFGDPYELDPFDSNEEQSADPPSPLSAKRRVLSRSALQSHQPVARPVAMGLSRRQLPAVAPEPSVEEAPVPDLLGSILSGQSLLMMSSADVVIHRDGSLSAKRAAPVSLQRNSVTQSREESRLRDNLQPGTLPSESVSSGLMGDRRPNSGLSCGDRTALHCLPARMVQTPVRSDSSLMPHSGLSGNLSDESRPSRKHSNTPRLNGSNVRVGSASTKVMTHSSFPSKNTAPGHPQKTDPRRPDFSKLPRIPKIHRDGNNSTQDRAPASGQIVELPSTCISRLTGREGPGQPGRGRVDNEPSSRAPQETGSHTSGSRPPAPSSQGSLAPLGPSRGKSIGSGFESFRINIPGNTAHCSQLSSPGFCNTFRPVDSKVQRKENPSPLFSIKKPKQLKSEIYDPFDPTGSDSSPPSSSPESLGPGLLPSEITRTISINSPKAPAFQTVRCVTSYRVESIFGTEMESEPQTPGESVSGMLELLGKGPAEGASDLEQEGLGEIEPTEIQGSAARTQRPSPSDPWDDEDEVSCTPFFGSEERTVTCVTVEEPSVPPSPDAPQITTHRIVEVRASSRSRSTSSSRSRKKTKKKKKKVSREHQRTRSSTRSGSRDRTSRSVSPVAEEHTKRHRAKTKSRRSSSDRASSQDRAKRRKDRDDRDREHRRGPWGHGRSWRKSRSRSGSPGSSSCERHESRRRKRRHSGSRSRGRDCSPHSSLERDRRHKHRERSRERMDKKESVTRSRERRRWRSRSPSLEHRSRRPHSREKRPHSPEKKGPVREVSPVPVPQGEPRQDGDHSAKPLVSEVSVLPEVVSVLPEVVVADPNPPEVPPVLAEPLACVPEDLDYGDSVEAGHVFEDFSNETIFIQLDDMSSPPSPESTDSSPERDFPPNPILPPASLPQHSTLPTIQREVLPVHSEDISKSAPQALGPSDQCLLRQDTVETTATTLSTPGVVPMGKDSPLLSGRGCEAVRPKDAVAQAPLLRSRTLVKRVTWNLQEAEGSTPTLDRDPRLTTRHPHFLSVGSSGTPLQRPQRPQEGDWDAEDRALIGFQQAPFSELPPPIHVLQESGLPDADPSQPPGAPRAEGLPAVGTLHSAGGILAQVYSPNMPPPLAQPSSILPYALVSQPSVQLILQGTLPLAGCGTAQSLAPVPTMPATASELAVATTNNSEEKAATPKTAAEKTKKEEGHTCPPHS, encoded by the exons ATGGATGGCGACATGGATGAGCTTGTGGCTCACAGCCCTGGGCCAGATGGACCTCCACAACTTGGCTCCTCAGAACTAGCCAGTGATGCTG AAGAAAGCAGCAATGGACACAGTGGAGACTCTGAAGATGGTtcaggcagtgagcaggatgagGACACAGATGGGGAGGAAACAGAGGGTCTGTCTGAAGAGGAAGACCCAGAAGATAGATCTG gTTCTGAAGATTCAGAAGATGGAGTAGAAATGGCAACGGCAGCAGTGGAGACTCAAGGGAAGCTCGAAGCTGTCAGTGCACCCAGTTCTGATGATGATGCAGAGAGCTGCCCCATTTGCCTCAATGCATTTAGAGACCAGGCTGTGGGCACCCCAGAGACCTGTGCCCATTATTTCTGCCTAGACTGCATCATCGAATGGTCTAGG aatGCCAACTCCTGTCCAGTTGATCGAACagtatttaaatgtatttgtattcGAGCCCAGTTTAATGGTAAAATCTTAAAGAAG ATTCCAGTGGAAAACACTAGAGCTTGtgaggctgaggaggctgaggaggaagacCCGACCTTTTGTGAGGTGTGTGGCAGGAGTGATCGTGAGGACCGGCTCCTACTGTGTGATGGCTGCGATGCTGG GTACCACATGGAATGTTTGGACCCTCCTCTCCAGGAGGTACCTGTGGATGAATGGTTCTGCCCAGAATGTGCGGTCCCTGGTGTTGATCCCACTTATG ATGCAGCTCCTGTGAGTGATGAGGAGGTCTCCTTGCTATTGGCTGATGTAGTGCCTACTACCAGCAGGCTTCGGCCTCGAGTAGGCAGGACCCGGGCCATCGCTAGGACACGGCAAAGTGAGAGAGTGAGGGCAACTGTGAACCGGAACCGGATCTCCTCTGCAAGAAGGGTCCAG CATGTACCAAGGTACCTCATGTCTTCTCTGCTGGATGAAACTATTGAGGCTGTCGCCACTGGGCTGAGCACTGCTGTATACCAGCGTCCCTTGACACCTCGTGCCCCTGCAAAACGGAAAAGGAAGGCAG GGAGACGAAAGAAAGtgctgggaagaaagaaaacccGGTCCAGGTCATCTGTGAAAAGTAAGAGTGGGGGTACGAGAGCCAAGAAACGGCAGCACCGTGTGAGGAAGACAAAAGGGAGGAAGCTGAAG AATGAAGTCACAGCTCGTTCTCGCATTGCACGGACACTAGGCCTCCGCAGGCCTGTCCGTGGCACCAGCATGCCGTCAGTGTACAAGCCAGTGGACCCCTCTCTTGGGCTGATGAGGGCAGATATTGGAGCAGCTTCTCTGTCACTGTTTGGAGATCCCTATGAGCTGGACCCCTTTGACAG CAATGAAGAACAGTCTGCAGATCCGCCTTCCCCTCTGAGTGCCAAGAGGAGAGTGCTGTCCCGTTCAGCTCTGCAGTCTCACCAGCCTGTGGCCAGACCTGTCGCCATGGGGCTCTCTAG GAGGCAGCTCCCTGCTGTGGCCCCAGAGCCCAGCGTGGAGGAGGCCCCCGTTCCTGACCTGTTGGGGAGCATCTTATCTGGCCAGAGCCTCCTGATGATGAGCAGTGCTGATGTTGTCATACACCGGGATGGCTCTCTCAGTGCCAAGAGGGCAG CTCCTGTTTCTCTTCAGCGAAATTCTGTGACTCAATCCAGAGAAGAGTCCAGGCTCAGAGACAACCTGCAGCCTGGGACACTACCCTCAGAGAGCGTATCCAGTGGACTCATGGGAGACAGAcgaccaaactcagggctgagcTGTGGGGACAGAACAGCTCTGCACTGTCTCCCTGCCCGCATGGTGCAGACACCTGTGAGGTCAGACTCATCACTGATGCCTCATTCAGGTCTATCTGGGAACCTTTCAGATGAGAGCAGGCCTAGCCGGAAACACAGTAACACCCCCCGACTCAATGGCTCCAATGTGCGGGTTGGTTCTGCCTCAACTAAGGTCATGACTCATTCTAGCTTTCCATCTAAGAATACAGCTCCTGGGCATCCTCAGAAAACAGACCCCAGGAGACCTGATTTCTCCAAGCTACCCAGGATACCAAAGATCCACAGGGATGGCAATAATAGCACACAGGACCGGGCCCCAGCCAGCGGCCAGATTGTTGAGCTCCCTAGCACTTGCATCAGCCGCCTGACTGGCAGGGAGGGTCCTGGTCAGCCAGGGCGAGGCCGAGTTGACAATGAGCCCAGCAGCAGGGCTCCCCAGGAGACTGGCTCACACACAAGTGGCTCTCGACCTCCTGCACCCAGCTCCCAAGGCAGCCTAGCCCCTCTAGGGCCCTCACGAGGAAAAAGCATTGGGTCTGGCTTTGAAAGCTTCAGGATCAACATCCCCGGGAACACTGCACACTGCAGCCAGCTGTCTAGCCCTGGATTCTGCAACACATTCCGTCCAGTAGATAGCAAGGTGCAGAGGAAAGAGAACCCTTCACCCCTCTTCTCAATCAAGAAGCCAAAACAACTCAAAAGTGAAATCTATGACCCTTTTGATCCCACTGGCTCAGACTCTAGCCCTCCTAGCAGCAGCCCAGAGAGTCTTGGTCCAGGCCTCCTGCCCTCCGAGATCACGAGAACTATCTCCATCAACAGCCCAAAGGCTCCAGCCTTCCAGACTGTGCGCTGTGTTACCTCCTACAGGGTAGAAAGCATCTTTGGAACAGAGATGGAATCTGAGCCCCAGACCCCTGGTGAGTCTGTATCTGGCATGCTGGAGTTACTCGGCAAAGGACCTGCTGAGGGAGCCTCTGATTTGGAGCAAGAAGGACTAGGGGAAATAGAGCCTACAGAGATTCAGGGCTCTGCAGCTCGAACACAGAGGCCATCCCCATCAGACCCTTGGGATGATGAGGATGAAGTGTCCTGTACACCCTTCTTTGGTTCTGAGGAACGGACAGTGACATGTGTGACTGTTGAGGAACCAAGTGTCCCACCAAGCCCAGATGCTCCACAGATAACTACCCACAGAATTGTGGAGGTCAGGGCCTCATCCCGTTCCCGCTCCACCTCCAGCTCCCGAAGCAGGAAGaaaacgaagaagaagaagaaaaaggtttCCAGAGAGCACCAGAGGACACGCTCCAGCACTCGCTCTGGTTCCAGGGACAGGACTTCACGCTCTGTATCTCCAGTTGCTGAGGAACACACCAAGAGGCACAGAGCCAAGACTAAGAGCCGGAGGTCTTCTAGTGACCGCGCCAGCAGCCAGGAcagagcaaaaaggaggaaggacagagacgACAGAGACAGGGAGCATAGGCGGGGTCCTTGGGGTCATGGCAGGAGCTGGAGGAAGTCCAGGTCCCGGTCAGGGAGTCCTGGCAGTTCTTCCTGTGAGCGCCATGAGAGTAGGAGACGGAAGAGGCGGCATTCGGGGTCCAGGTCTCGTGGCAGGGACTGCTCACCGCACAGCAGCCTGGAGAGGGACCGGAGACACAAACATCGGGAGAGGAGCCGAGAGCGGATGGACAAGAAGGAGAGTGTGACTCGGTCCCGGGAGAGGAGGAGGTGGCGGTCTCGATCACCCAGCTTGGAACATAGGTCACGAAGGCCACATTCCCGTGAGAAGCGTCCCCATTCCCCAGAGAAGAAGGGACCTGTGAGAGAGGTTTCCCCAGTCCCTGTTCCACAGGGAGAGCCAAGGCAGGATGGAGACCACTCTGCCAAGCCTCTAGTCTCAGAAGTAAGTGTCCTGCCAGAGGTAGTAAGTGTCTTGCCAGAGGTGGTTGTGGCTGACCCGAACCCTCCAGAAGTCCCTCCTGTCCTGGCAGAGCCACTTGCATGTGTGCCTGAGGACCTCGACTATGGTGATTCTGTGGAGGCAGGCCATGTCTTTGAGGATTTTTCAAATGAAACCATCTTCATCCAGCTTGATGACATGAGCTCACCTCCTTCCCCTGAGAGTACAGACTCCTCCCCTGAGCGAGACTTCCCACCAAATCCCATACTGCCCCCAGCCAGCCTTCCACAACACAGTACTTTACCTACCATCCAGAGGGAGGTGTTACCAGTTCACAGTGAAGATATCTCAAAGTCTGCACCCCAGGCATTGGGCCCTTCAGACCAGTGCCTGCTCAGGCAGGACACTGTAGAGACCACTGCTACAACTCTTAGCACCCCAGGTGTGGTGCCCATGGGAAAGGACAGTCCTTTGttgagtgggagaggatgtgaagCAGTCAGGCCCAAGGATGCTGTGGCCCAGGCCCCACTGCTACGATCCAGAACCCTGGTGAAAAGAGTCACCTGGAACCTACAAGAAGCTGAGGGCAGCACCCCAACCCTGGACAGAGATCCAA GGTTGACCACAAGGCATCCACACTTCCTGTCTGTTGGGTCCTCAGGGACACCACTTCAGAGGCCCCAGAGGCCCCAGGAAGGAGACTGGGATGCAGAGGACAGGGCCCTCATAGGATTTCAGCAGGCACCATTCTCCGAGCTGCCCCCTCCCATCCACGTGCTCCAGGAGTCTGGGTTACCTGATGCAGATCCCTctcag CCCCCTGGTGCTCCCagggcagaagggcttccagctgTTGGGACTCTACACTCAGCAGGAGGTATTCTTGCCCAGGTTTACAGCCCCAACATGCCACCACCCCTGGCTCAGCCCTCAAGCATCCTGCCCTATGCATTGGTCAGCCAGCCCTCAGTCCAGTTGATCCTGCAGGGGACCCTTCCTCTAGCAGGCTGTGGTACAGCACAGAGCCTGGCCCCAGTGCCCACTATGCCAGCTACAGCCTCAGAGCTAGCTGTTGCAACCACCAACAACTCAGAAGAAAAGGCCGCCACTCCTAAAACAGCTGCTGAGAAGACCAAAAAGGAGGAG GGTCACACATGTCCTCCTCACTCCTAG